The sequence AGGCGGCCAACGCGCGCGCTGCGGTCAGGATCTCATTGGCAGAAGGAAACTTGCCCAGCCCGGCTAGTCCATCGCGCGCGCACTCAATGTTAGCCCAGCGGACGAAGCCGTCCCTGTCGATCAAAAATTGGCCCTTCAGTTGCGGCCACTGGCGCTCCATATCGGCCTGGTCCGTTTCGTTCTCCCTGTAGTTGTCCAGCTTTCCAATGGCCTCGGCCGCCCGCGTGATCGGCAGCGGTTGTGATAACAATCCGTCCGGGTTGATCAGGGTCGTTTCCAGCGCCCTCAGAAACTCCGGTGTCGGTATGGGTCTTGGGACGCCGTATGCCTGATGCGTCGAGAGTTCGGGATCAGCCGCCAGACGAAGGCGTGTGGGCCGGTATCGGAAATAAAGCTGGGCGTTGTCCGGCCGGGTTGCCACAACTCCGAGCGTTTCAACGCCTGCAGACTTAAGCGCAGGCTCGGATGCTGCGATCTGGGCGATTGCTCGGCGGCAGAAAGGGCACCAGAGACCGATGAACAATGCAAGAAAGAACGGGGTCCTTCCCCGATAGTCGGCCAAGGAAACCGTTCCGCTGCCGTCCACTGCGGGTAGAGCAAAATCCGGAGCGGGCTCGCCTGGCGAAACAGGTTGGGAAATCTGGGTGATGTTCATGGGAACGACTCCTCCTAACGGCACCACCATGAATTCAGCGCAGATCGGCGAAAGATGCTGGAAGAGTTTACATGTCTAGGCGTCACTAAGACAATGATCTCAAGGTTGCTATAGAGCGACAATCTGGATGAGATCACCTTTGCCGCATGTAACTATTCGCCCTTTTGAGCGAACACCCTCGCGACGAGCCGTGCACAGGGCCCATGAACGCCATGGCTTCACCCTGCGATGCCGCCGGTACCGTTGCCTGCGAGCCCGTTACGGTGTGCGTATGCCCTGCGATGTAAAGAGATGAATCCTTCTCATGTCGGGAGCGATCTTGATGGGCTGGCCAGGCTGTAGGTCGACCCGGTCGCGCAGCACGATGTTCACGTCCGAAGACCCGAGCTTCGCAAGCACATGCGTTTCCGATCCGGTCGGCTCGACCACGATCACGCTAGCCGGCGCACCCTTATCGACGATGGAGAGATGCTCCGGGCGGACGCCGTAGACCGCCGCCGTCGCGCCTCGATAGCCCTCAGGCATTGGAAGCGCCGCCCCCCCATCGGTGACGAACTGCCCATTGAGGATCGCCCCTTCGAAGAGGTTCATCGCCGGCGAGCCGATGAAGGTCGCAACGAAGGTGTTGGCCGGCCGACGGTAGAGCTCGAGCGGCTTGCCGACCTGCTCGACCCTGCCGCCGCGCATGACAACGATCCGATCGGCCATCGTCATCGCTTCGATCTGGTCGTGGGTGACGTAAACCGTGGTGGTTTTCAGCCGCTGATGCAGGTCCTTGATTTCGGCGCGCATGGTGACGCGCAGCTTGGCGTCGAGGTTGGAGAGCGGCTCGTCGAATAGGTAGACCTGCGGCTGGCGCACGATCGCCCGTCCCATTGCCACGCGCTGACGCTGGCCGCCGGAGAGCTGTTTCGGCAGCCGATCGAGCAGAGGCCCGAGCGCCAGGATGTCGGCCGCTTCGCGCACGGTCTTTTCAATCGTCGCTCGGTCCTGGCCCTTCAGTTTCAGCGCGAAGCCCATGTTGTCCGCGACGGTCATATGCGGATAGAGGGCATAGCTCTGGAAGACCATGGCGATGTCCCGCTCTTTCGGAGCGACGTCGTTGACCACGCGACCACCGATGCGGATTTCGCCGCCGCTGATGTCCTCGAGCCCCGCAAGCATGCGCAACAGGGTCGACTTGCCGCAGCCGGAGGGGCCGACGAGAGTGACGAATTCGCCGTCTTCGATGTTCATGGAGATGTCATGAATCACCGGAACGGCACCGTATTGTTTGCGAACCTGATCGATCGAGACGGATGCCATGAATTCCTCCCTTTGATTGCGCGTTAGAGCTTGAGCTGCCAGATGCTAGCCGAGGCGACATTGTCTTTGGGTGCCGTGAGGCGGGCGGAACGCACACTCGCGAATCCGGGCAAGCGCTTGGTCCCGGTCCATCGGCCGTTGTCGGCAAAGACCTCGATCGAGCCGACGTCGAGGAATATGCGCAGCGTCGAGGGCCTCGCCCCGGCCGCGATGTAGCGGGGCAGCAACTTGCCGTCCGGAACGTCGTAGAGGATGCTCAGGCCCTCTGCATCGAGCCGGACGCCGAGGTCGACGTCGGGATGGTCGAATTCGAGATCGAGGCCGGCGCCGGGCGCGGTGAGATCGATGACGATCTCGACGGCTCCGTTGGTGAGCTCGACCTTGTCTCCGGCGAGCAGCCGGTCCTCGTCGACCAGATCCTGGCGCAAGCTGTCGACGGCATCGACCGGCGGCGTCAGCAAGACATCGTGATCAAGTAGCACCCGGCGCGGGAGTGTCATGGCGGTTGGAAAGTCGATCTTCTTCGAAATCTCAGTCCAGTTCGCCAGCCACGCAATGCCCACGGGGCCGGAATGATCGACGAAGGCCTGGAACGCATAGGCATCGGTTGCAAAGTCGAGTTCCTGCTCGAATTCCTTGACGAAGGTACGGCCGTCGAAGCGGCCGACCGTTGCAAGGGTTATAT is a genomic window of Sinorhizobium arboris LMG 14919 containing:
- a CDS encoding redoxin domain-containing protein, whose protein sequence is MNITQISQPVSPGEPAPDFALPAVDGSGTVSLADYRGRTPFFLALFIGLWCPFCRRAIAQIAASEPALKSAGVETLGVVATRPDNAQLYFRYRPTRLRLAADPELSTHQAYGVPRPIPTPEFLRALETTLINPDGLLSQPLPITRAAEAIGKLDNYRENETDQADMERQWPQLKGQFLIDRDGFVRWANIECARDGLAGLGKFPSANEILTAARALAA
- a CDS encoding ABC transporter ATP-binding protein, whose protein sequence is MASVSIDQVRKQYGAVPVIHDISMNIEDGEFVTLVGPSGCGKSTLLRMLAGLEDISGGEIRIGGRVVNDVAPKERDIAMVFQSYALYPHMTVADNMGFALKLKGQDRATIEKTVREAADILALGPLLDRLPKQLSGGQRQRVAMGRAIVRQPQVYLFDEPLSNLDAKLRVTMRAEIKDLHQRLKTTTVYVTHDQIEAMTMADRIVVMRGGRVEQVGKPLELYRRPANTFVATFIGSPAMNLFEGAILNGQFVTDGGAALPMPEGYRGATAAVYGVRPEHLSIVDKGAPASVIVVEPTGSETHVLAKLGSSDVNIVLRDRVDLQPGQPIKIAPDMRRIHLFTSQGIRTP